The region ccatggagtccaattAGGGACGAATGAGAGGTCGAGAATAGTGAAAAGACGATGACGAGACGTACGACGgtccttggaattaatcaagaagactcttcaaagtcggaagattgaaaagtttgTATAGATCCCAGGTattcgctctccgtcgagcgcggagcagttgggaatacaagatgatggagcagaaaaggtccagacgagtctgggagttctcgAAATTGAAAAGCTGACCATGGATTTGGGTGATGAATACCAATGggtcgacgagtcgacgggtgttcagtaccagagtttcctcatctctccaagcagagtcagaatgactaattccccagcagattcaaggtctatggcttccctagcagggtcaggatggttatccccagtaggtttcagattgatgcttccccagtcgccagggctggaggttgttatttcccagcggaggtatctgtgagggtttcccaaagcagagtcgggattgatatccccagctagtcaaaacgggtgtatccccacagagtgcgttggtggttccTTCCCCAGCgattccccaagcggatcggggGCAGAGGAGGCtattccccagcaaggtttgcttatccccagcagcagtactattccccagcagggtggaaatcggagtgttggcgagttcctcagcagagtgtctcgagctccctggaagagtcccttgagggggatactttttatacattcatcatgaaaaaaataagcatagcatattgcataacaaatcgcgtagcatttccataattatggagcattacgcagaaaaatcaatcatgcatcatattgcaagcataggctagtctcaagtcgtggttaccgtttgagatgtggttttgccagtgggtgaagatgctactcaagccgtggttaccgtttgaggagtggtttcactagttggaaaatcatcagcattgcaagtatcagttgctcaggccgtggttaccgcttgaggttttggtttcgccggatggtgaagatgttactctgaggagtttaacatcatgatgtcagatcagcaatgttccccagtagtgcgatactggaggaaacattttcgtcggacggagatggaaatgttacgcgatcagcgtgagtcaagtcgtggttaccgcttgagatttggtttcaccagatgttgaagatgttactctgaggagtccagcatcatgatgtcagatcagcaatgttccctggtagtgcgatactggaggaagcttctccgtcggacggagatggaaatgttacgcgatcagcgcgagtcaagccgtggttaccgcttgagatttggtttcgctAGATGGTGAAGGTGTCACTCTGAGGAGTTCAGCGTCGTGATTTTGGGGCAACAGTATTTCCTAGTTAGTCCCCGGCGagcgtctgcctggttttgacATATGTCGATGTCATCCCTGCGAcaccagtaagtgtcatgtcgATACCTGTaatatcctttctttggtgtcaagtaaacatcattgttcgatgtccagtaaacgtcgcgttccttcccagtcattggttaatgtctggtcgagtattcttcgatgtcctgtaaacatcattgttcgatgtccagtaaacatcattgtttgatgtcctgtaaacatcattggtcgatgtccagtaaacatcattgttcgatgttctgtaaacatcattgttcgatgtccagtaaacatcattgttcgatgtcctgtaaacatcattgttcgatgtcctgtaaacatccttgttcgatgtcctgtaaacatcattgttcgatgtcaagtaaacatcattgttcgatgtcaagtaaacatcattgttcgatgtccagtaaacatcattgttcgatgtccagtaaacgtcgagtttcctcccagtcatcagtaagtgtctggttgaaggtgtaccctctgatatgtcgccctcagagtggtgtttggtgttatttccgacggtgccagcggaattatcacaagaaatggagaaagggaaatgttgaggcattttctagagaacggggttcaaatggagaaagggagacacgaggtgttttctggagaacggggttcacaatggcgatcacgagttatcgtcaggcgactggggttcaaatggagaatggggttcattatgttggcaaacaaaacatcggggttcaaatgcagtgatccgggatcatttgcgcgaaggaaaatttcggggttcaagaaaacggaaaaagagaaaattttcggggttcaagaaaaagcattaaaaagagatgataatccccagcggatgtgtggtgttcaggccatggttatccctgcgttaccatttattttggcatccaggtcgacgtttctgtttcggtattcaggccgactgttctccgtaccagacgggttttctttcaagattgtttctttgccgattctgacaggcattgttaattattttcccatcagagtgcaaattgttcgtctgtttttggtattcaatcactcttcatcctgctcatctgaaagccgaggctattcatatcgacaggttcacagtggattgaataggggcagctgtaacacctcaaaatttgccctcctctcttgggactagcttaacctattgcatatcatgtggtcacattgtgcaagtcatcctcctaggtctgggtcaggagatgaagaggttgatgtatgcaagctgagggtttcattggactgatcactaatcatctgaggatgtgtgattcaaattagggtttcttggttctcaaggagggttggtctttatcttggttgaaatgatgcatcatcatcatcatggttttgtcatcaccaagagattgatcagatactttgagattagggttttgacctctggtcaaccctaatcagttgtattgggccaatcagggcttggcatGGAGATGaggtctacaatggatatggggttcatcacatgattatattgagcttatggaagctagtgtttcatcattgagccatttcatcaggagtttgaggctcaacttgatcagtgcacagccaaattcatctatcaatcagaaaagtcaactgtggtcaattgggtctgaaatgatggatttggaggtgggagagggttggatacacttcattcatgtctaaacaagtttcatttgacatttcaaacatcaagaatgaagaaaataaagtcagatggaaactttccaaaaatagaaagtgacctataattgaaagtttccaaaaatggaaagtttttcatctcaaaattacatgtccaaaaatgcttcaaatgaaattttgttcaacatgaaagttgtagatcttgctctcacctttccaaaaagtccaagaacgtgaatttctcatgtgtggttggcaagttatgatcaaatcattttccaaaaatgttgattttcaaagtggcataacttttgaatggaatggccaaattgggtgatttttctttgagcaaaccacattttatgtgtactttcatgatgcatcatcacatttcatcaaaaatcatcatggcaaaaagtcatttttcaagtgaaccatttgaaaattggtgggaaaaagGTGATTTTGTGAAATACATGGATTTTGCATGCCAAACCAATttcaacacattccaaatgaTCAATGTGACTGGTTTGAACTGGTTTTTACTGTTGCATTGGCTGATTTTGCAAAAGGACATATTGGCCatttcacttgaaaatgcattttGCTAATTTCACTTCATTTTGTTAATTTGGATTAGCAAGTGGATTAAGGAGTTGGTATAAGATgttaattgtaacagaaaatcaaaatcacatttcatttttcaggatctaacaaactttccctccaaaaacctctcaattctctcaaaacttttttcacatttttcatcatttctcattGAATTCTTCATCTATTATGCTTGTTCTTGTTTGATCCACATTCTACAAGACTTTGTGTACATCTGTTTGCAACAAGATCGTGGCTAAGGTTGAAGAATCGTGACTGTTGCAATCTCACACATCCATGGCAAGTTGAAGGTTCTTCCACCTGGTGCATGATTGAGCTAAGGCATTCATTCCATTCAACTTCCACATCGTtgatcttcatctgttttggcattTTGGACCTTGAAGCACACGGATTCATCACTGCCATCATCAAGAGGTACATTAGCTGCTAATAGtcctttgagaacttgcttgctgttgcttggttgtataaaccaataGAGGTAGAACattctaacttcatgtagtctggaagacctggcctgttacttggccaggcacctgtctgaagtcctccttaagaggcaatgattgtgcttgtttatttttgtccccaagcaggtaaagacctttgttaaggcaattggcagacacaagaggtgtgtagtccacctcctgctattctgttgagtcgtcccttggctcacatcacatgttgatgccttgtggacattaacccaagattagttgagtcagtgtcttgagtgtagaagggttccctctttctgaacccacgctcctttgtctgaagctctccctggccagggataagagctgtgaagtctaatcttcactcacctttcatcagcttcaccctgactctcaatgtcagggttaagagctaacaccacccttgtacagatgacttgccttggcagtctgaCCCTTTGTTTAAGCCCACttttgactggatatagtgtgtgctaaatgtgaaatgtttgctttattttgcttatgcttgcatgcttgctttgcctggataggattagcttgctgttgtgcaagtagatagcgaaccttaacttagggatgattatgcatgataacatctaggctcgagttagtctccctatttgtgtctccctctgttatctggttaggctagtctttctcccctgttgaggggaactacgttgccctggtcctcataccatatgaggtacgtaggcaggaggtcgtgcgagatctctccgggaaaaccctttttctttttgtgtgtgtttgcttggcagttgctaggctcgagttcccgactccttagtaacttgttgattgtttcttcttgtgtgtgtaggagacggatgtaagcccagccattggcattccgtatcctcttgttgtgtgcttggagtctggtataagtccatcaagtggcatctggtttccagtgtggtTTGTTTGGTTCGaaagctgatgtaagtccagctattggcgttcgggttccatgtttgcctttttgtgcgtgtgtttgtttcggcgtgcgtgagccgaactacggtggctctgattctcgttccagacgagatacgtaggcataggatgtgatatcctatcgagccctctcccctcttcctccacaTGTGTTatcttcggtgtgtgtgtgtgatgtttgttttttcaacctttttctatcttttgagcgtggatcccgtcgagtacgacggacgtgaggggtgctaataccttccccttgcgtaaccgactcccgatcccatctctttggtcgcgagaccatgcttttcccaggtttactctgagcgtttcctttccctcttttgggatgaataacgcacggtggcggctctgtgttgttttgttttagcccgccggttgtttttcgcggatgcgacagattgcatcccattggtcagatcttttcaactctcattttttaaatttttgcttaggattagtctctccatctcctccccacttcggtaatttcaaaaatctctccctccttttaaaatcttctttgcttttgatttctaagctttgaccatattgcaaattagaaactttggtcgcatgccattgaattttcaaactcattttcttaaacaaacttgtaaatgaacttaactatacttgacttagattttcaaaagccaaaaagaactaacactcattcaaaccttttttaGTCCCTTTGTGtctctttcaaacttaaaattttgttaaaagcaactcacacactttgaaattgataccacgaaatacgaggttttaatccctcattttatgttggtacgtaggcccaagtccgaaggtcttgtcaaacacaaaaaatataattaataaattattttctcatctctccactatatttatttcaaatatcattttatacaaaaacacatatgcacacaataaagggctccctaggagtacctaggacactttgggtgctaacaccttccctctgtgtaaccaacccccttacctctaatatctggcattttattagttttgatttgaaaacttcttacttttaggtttttttcgtacttttccctttccccttggaaacaataaaagcgcggtggcgactctggtttaattgacgtctagcttatccatagcttgatggtcatgaatttaccgctacaaatactcaaccaatcaaacttaTTTTGTTGCTTGGCTTTTcttatgaaaattttcaataGGGGTGATTACCCATAAAAAGCACCAACAAACCAAAGTTTTTGAGAAGAACTACGTTGCTCTGATTCTTTATTGATACGTAGGCATTGTGTTACAAAACCTACGCGAGCGCAAtaataaaaaaattctttttGTTTGTAAATAATTTAATCTTTCTGCATCCATTCCCTTTAAGGTGGTAAGCTTTAGAATAAACACACCCTTTTTattagaacaacaagagtggatcaTGTAGAGTACTACAGACATGAGGAGTGTgaataccttcccctcgcataatcgactcccttacccatctcttggttgcgagaccattagattcatccttttgtaggtttactcatgtttcctttccctttcttgggataaataacattAGTGGTTGCTCTGTTTTATATGCGTGTTTTGTTgagatgcgacagctggcgactttgctggggactTCCTAAGTAAGTCGTCCTAGCTTTTGTTTGTTATGTTTTCATTGGGTGTTTATTTCTTTATGTTTTAATTGCTTATTGCATTCATTGGATTTTATTACTTTCCATTCTCTGGATATTGTTGTTCTGCTGGTTGTTAGATCTTCTATTTGCAGGTTGGGTGGGATGTTACTATGAGGTAAAAGGCTCACTACTCAGGCCAGTGACACATAGGTTAGAATGGATAGTCATGTTGACTCTCATGGCGCCTGACACATAAGATTTTGCATGACATACCACGCCCAGATGAGGTCCTAGTGGGAATACTCTTGCCTTGTATGCCTTATGCACTAGACAAAGTGTTACCATAGGGACCATCAACTATGGTTGCCATTTAGAAGCCTGTTATGTTTTGACTAGAACCTACCTGTGAGTTGGGATGGGTGTTACAAAACAAGCTTTCATCATACATGTTTTTCTCAGAATTACGTCGAACCCTTGAACTTGTGACATTCAGTTATTATCAAGCACAACAATTATTCATTGATATGGGAACCATACTTGCATTCATAAGCATTGTTATATTCGTTCTCTTAACACATGTTTTTTTATTTCCAGGTATTTTTAATTCTTGATTCTTTTTACTTAATCCTTCTCTAAAAATGGATACTGGTAGAGGCAGGCATATTTCTTATAAGTTTCCTGAGGTTGATCTGGATTCCCTTCTCAAGATGCTAGAGAAATCACCTTCTGGAAATTTGGAAGTTTTCAAAAGAGACTATGGGAATATTGTAGAGTACCAAAAAACTCCTCTCAACAAATACTGAAACAGTGCACTCCATACTCTATTGTAGTTCTACGACCCTCTATTGCgatgcttcactttcccggactatcagttggcgccaACCTTGGAAGATTATTCATGTATTCTGGGAATTCCCATCAAGCTTCAAGTTCCTTTTCACGTGTCTATGGAAGTTCCTGATTCTAAACATATTACTGCTACCCTTTATTTGGGCAAGTCTGTGGTGGATGCTAATCTCAAAACAAAAGGAGGACTATCTAGATTTCATCTGAGTTTTCTTTTAGAAACTTTGGGTGCTTTGACTAAGGAAGAGAAGTGCAAGGTTTTCAACATTGTTTTGGCTTGCAGTATCTATGGTATTGTCTTGTTTCCCAATGTGGTGGATTTTGTTGATATGAACTTCATTCGTATCTTCATGACGGGGAACCCAGTACCAACGTTGTTAGGGGATGTGTATTATTCTATTCATTCCAGAAATCACAAGAGGAGAGGTGGCTTAGTATGGTGTTGTGATCCTCTTTTGTATCATTGGTTCTGAAGCCATCTCCTGTACAAAGGAGCGTTTGTGGATACTAAGGAGACCTTGATGCGGTCTAAGAGGTTAATGGGGCTTACTTCCAAGGATGTGGTATGGTATAACTTGAGGTTGGATAGGATGGAGAAATCTGAAGTgattatgagttgtggagagtttccTAATATGCCTCTCATGGGTATTAAGGGAGGTATAAACTATAATCTCGTGCTTTCTCAGAGACAGTTGGGCTATGCTTTGAAAGGACCTCCAGAGGATAGGAGCATACAAGAGTCTTTGTTATACAGTGTGATTGATGGTGTTAAAATAATGAAGAAAGTTGCTAAAGCCTGGAATCATATTTTGTGTAAAGGGAAAGAGTTTTTTGGTAAAAAAGATTATATTGCTTATCCTCTTTACATAGACTGGATCAAAGATAGAGTTCAAACTGTCTTTTTCCCTTTTCCGATAGAGAAGCCATTGTATTCTTAAGAGCCATATCACCCTGATTTGGGCCTAGAGATTACTTAAATAAAACTTTGCTTTTGAACAAGAAGTTAAAGCAGGAGAAAGAGGAGCTGAGCATGCAAGTTTTTGGATTTAGGCAAGAAAAGATGGATTTGGCTCACAAGCTTAAAGAAAGAGATGAATTGCTTGGTGAATATTGTCTTGTTGTGGATAGAAGGATTAGAAAGAAGCCAAAAGATGATATGGTTAGAGGAAGTACTTCTACAGTTGTTGAGGAATAAAGGAAAGCTCTTGAAGAAGTTGAAGAAGAAATCAAGCAAAAACACTAAGACTGTGAATCCCTCAAAGCCTCCAAATCCAAGACAGAGAGAAAATACAAGGCAAAGATTAAGGAGTTGGAGAAGTAGCTTCAGGTTAAGAATGTCCAATTCGAGGAGGAAAATACCCATAGGCTAGGAGTGGCGATCCAACTCAGAGGAAGCCATATTCAGTTAGGGAAAGTTGTGGAGGAGGTTGCAAGCCTCAAAGATCAATTGAAAGAGAAAGACTATGCGCCCATGTAGATTCCATTTCTAGAGTGAAACGAGTGTGAAAAGTTGATTGATTAATGTCGGTATCTGGATGGCATGATTTTTCAAAAAGATGTGGTCATCCGAAGTCTGGTCTAGAAGCGCAATCAAGAGGAAACAAACAAGCTTTTCAAGGAATCCAAAGCTTGGAGCCTGGATTATCTCAAAAGTGGAGGGCCTATAACCTATGTGGATTGGGAAGATTGAATTTGTTTTTTCCATTTATTGACCACCATCAGGATTGTTAATGGGGTCTTTTGATTTGCACTGTTGCATTTGGTTGTTTGTTTCTTTTTGCAAGAACTGCCTATGTTACTCTATGTTTTCAGTTTAATGAATTTGATGTTTAGCCTATCCAGTGTTCATTGTGTATCCTTTATTCCTTTTGCTTTTATAACTTGAATCAAAATTTTAGAACCCTGGAAATACATAAACATGTCATTACATGCATTACATCCATTCATGCACTCGTTCATTCATAACAGGTTTTCTGGTCGGCCCTCTCATATTGATTCTGCTTTTCTTAACAGAGATTGCAAATCCTGTCATTCATCGTTACACCACAAGAAGCAACCAGAGACGTCATATGGATCAGATTCAGGCTAATATATAGGAGATGAGGAACCGGGTGGATGCTAGGATGGCACAGTTTGTGGAGGCCATTACTAATGTGACTCGTAATCAGGAAGAATTGAGGGATCTTATGGAGATACCTCATGTTGAGACTGAACAACCTAAGTTGATGTTGGAAGATGTTTATGTGGGACATCCTCGTCCCAATGTTGCTATGAATTTTGCTGGGCTAAATTTTAATGATCAATGTGCTAATGGTTATCATGTTCATAACCAGGGTTTTCACGGAAATTTTCCGCCACCACCACCACCGCCATACAATCATGGAGGACCACATCTTATTGTTGGGGATATGTTGAAGAATCCCAATGCGAGGGAGAACCCTCAATTGCAAGAGCTGGAGGTAGATCGTAACGAGGATATGTATTTGATGCATAATAGTGACTTGAGTGCTCATCCTGATGATAGAAAGTATATTCTGTTGGAGGAAAGATTGAAAGTTGTGGAAGGGAAAGGTGTTTTAGGAATGGGCATTACTTGCCTAGGACTGGTGCCAGGAGTAAGGGTTCCACCTAAGTTCAAGGTTCATATCTTTGACAAGTATACTAGCACAACTTGTCCAAAGACGCATGTTACAGCTTATTACCGAAAGATGTCTGCTTATTTTGAGGACGAGAGGCTGCTAATGCATTATTTTCAAGATAGCCTAGCTAGGGAATCTCTGGAATGGTATATGCACTTGGAGAGAACATACATCAGAAACTGGAGGGAATGTAGTAGAAGCGTTTATGGAACACTACCAATACAATATTGATATGGCACTGAACAGGACCCAGTTGCAAAGTTTGAGCCAAGGCCAAAATGAAtcattcaaagaatatgctccGAAGTGGCATGGGCTAGATGCTAAAGTTCAACCTCTATTGATGGAGAGAGAACTGGttgacatgttcatgggtaccTCACAAGGTCCGTACTATGACCGAATGGTGGGTGGAACTTCTACTGGTTTTTCCGAGTTGGTAATGGCTGGAGAGAGGATTGAAGTTGGTCTTAAAATGGGTAAAATTCAGTTGACCAGTGCTGGTAGTTCTATAAGTCGGGCTGGTAAGAATCCGGTTAGTGGTACCCTAAGAAGAAGGAGGGTGAATCAAGTGATGTTTATGCTCAGAGGGGTAGAGGAATACCACAATAccaacaacaatatcaacatcaacGTCAGCAGCAACAAGTGAATGTTGTGGCCATTCAGGTCGCCGTAACTCCTCAACCACAACAATCGCAGTACCAACAGCAACAATAGCAGACCGCTCCTCATCGTAATTATAATCAGCTAAGACAACCCAGAATTGAGAAAGTGTTTGATCCGCTCCCGATGTCTTATTCTCAAGTGCTTCAACACTTATTGCAATTGAAGTTGGTTAATTTGAGGGGCATGCCACCTCCTCCTGAGAGGCTTCCTACAGGTTATAACCTTAATGCTCGATGTGAGTTTCATTTTGGTGGTATAGgccatgatgtggagaattgttgGGCTCTTAAGTACAAAGTGTAAGAATTGTTGGATTCTAAGGCCATTCAGCTCACTTCGGACAATGGACCTAATGTTATCCAAACCCAATGTCTGCTCATGGCGGACCTACTATTAATGTTATGGAATATGGTGAGAATTTGAATTTGATAATGGATGTGAACTTGTTGTCTACTTCATTGTCGTGTGTTAAAAGTTATTTGATCAAGAATGGTATTTTATCTGGATGTTTTCCAGAATGTTGTGAGTGCCAGAATCAGCCAGAGGATTGTGTTAATCTGAAGACTAGGATTCAGAGTTTGATTGATGAAGGTTTCCTACAGTGTGATAAAATTGTTTAAAATGAGAAAGTTGAAGAGAAAGATGTGGAGGTAATTTCTATTCCATATACTCCTGCAAATATTCCAACGTATGCTAGGCCTACTCCCTTGACAATCACGTTGCCTGGTCATATTCCTCACTCTAGAGAGAGTGatgttccttggcattatgggTCAGACGTCTAATACCATGGAGTGAACCAAGAAGGGGAGTTTTCCGAAGACAAGCCAATGAGTGCAAGTTTGAATGTTGTCAATTTTTCCCATACGGGAAGAATTACTAGAAGTGGTAGGATATATTCTCCACAAAATGCTCTAGACAATGTTGATGCCTTGGAGAAAGCTAAAGGTAAACAAGTGGTGGGTGACAATTCAGAATTTGTGCCAGTTAATGCTCCAAATGCAGTGCTTGGAACTTCTTCGTCTCAAGAAGTTGAAGAGCTATTGAGATTAATCAGGAAAAACGACTACAAAGTGATCGATCCTCTGAGCCAAACACCTTTTAAAATTTCAATCTTGTCCTGACTGTTGTGTTACGAAGCTCATAGGGATGCTCTGATGAAGTTATTAAGTACTGATTTTGTGTCGCAGAATATAACTATCAACCAATTAGAAGGGGTTATGGCCAGTATTTCAGTTGACAATGGTTTGGGTTTTACGGACTTTGATCTCCCTCCTTAAGGACGCAATCATAATAAATCTCTGCATATTTCTATGGAATGCAAGGGAACTACATTATCTCATGTGTTGGTGGACACCGAATCATCCTTGATTGTGCTACCCAAGTCTACTCTGATGAAGATTGACTATGCAGAAGTTGAATTGCACCCAATTGACTTGATAGTCAGGGCTTTCGATGGATCTCAAAGAGCTATTTCTGGTGAACTGGATCTACCTATTAAAATGGGACCACAAGTTTTCGGTACGACATTCTTTGTCATGGATATACAGCCCTCATATTGTTGTTTGCTAGGACGCCTgtggattcatggggcaggcgctgtaaCATCCACTTTGCATCAAAAAATAAAGTTCCCAATTGGTAGTAAGATTGTTATTGTTTGTGGCGAGGAAGAGTGCATGGTGCGTCATTTATCATCTTTCATATATGTAGAGATTGAGGGGGAGGTACATGAAACTCCTTTTCATGCATTTGAAGTTGTTCAAATGATCAAGACTCCTCGTTCTGAGGATAAGAAGCCCGCAGTTTCTATGTCTACATTGAAAGATGCTAGAGCAGTGGTTGAGAATGGTCACCCCGAAGGATGGGGTCGTGTGCTAGATTTTCCTCCAAAGTTTGATAAGTTGGGTCTCGATTTTAGTCATTCCAAGCAAGGTTTAGCCCCTGAAGCTCCCAAGGCTCCAAGTGTTCTCATTTTGGTGAAGTTTGCAAGTGTTGGATTAATCAATATTGGTCAGACCAATGATGTTGGTGATGATGCTGACAGTGATTACGACATTGAAAACTGGATTCGACCAAGTGTTCCAGGTGAAGAGCTCCACAACTAGACTGTAGAGGATGTTATCCAAGTCACGCTCAATCAGGAATAATTTTCTATTTGTTTCTTTTATCATGCAATAATTTATGCGCTCTGCCCAAGGCATGGTGAATCATGTAGAGCCACATgtttcattttcaatttttatcatgaaataaaggacgttttgcattcaaatattttgcATTCAAGTATCGCTCAGCAAGTGACCGAACAATGAAACTAAAGCATGTGCTT is a window of Lathyrus oleraceus cultivar Zhongwan6 chromosome 6, CAAS_Psat_ZW6_1.0, whole genome shotgun sequence DNA encoding:
- the LOC127096265 gene encoding uncharacterized protein LOC127096265, giving the protein MDTGRGRHISYKFPEVDLDSLLKMLEKSPSGNLEFYDPLLRCFTFPDYQLAPTLEDYSCILGIPIKLQVPFHVSMEVPDSKHITATLYLGKSVVDANLKTKGGLSRFHLSFLLETLGALTKEEKCKVFNIVLACSIYGIVLFPNVVDFVDMNFIRIFMTGNPVPTLLGDVHLLYKGAFVDTKETLMRSKRLMGLTSKDVVWYNLRLDRMEKSEVIMSCGEFPNMPLMGIKGGINYNLVLSQRQLGYALKGPPEDRSIQESLLYSVIDGVKIMKKVAKAWNHILCKGKEFFGKKDYIAYPLYIDWIKDRVQTLKQEKEELSMQVFGFRQEKMDLAHKLKERDELLGEYCLVVDRRIRKKPKDDMVRGSTSTVVEE